A genome region from Methylobacterium sp. FF17 includes the following:
- a CDS encoding cysteine hydrolase family protein: MQRLFREETDWHTPWMSRILPNVERLVASHPERTIFTRFIPAQHPGEGRGTWAGYSRRWAAMTRDRLAPGLVDLVPELARFVPPAQTLDKAVYSPWLGSDLDARLQARGIDTLVVTGGETDVCVLASVLGAVDLGYRVVLVTDGLCSSCDTAHDALITMYHARYGQQVHPATTEEVCRAWT; the protein is encoded by the coding sequence ATGCAGCGCCTGTTCCGGGAGGAGACCGACTGGCACACGCCCTGGATGAGCCGGATCCTGCCGAACGTGGAGCGCCTCGTGGCGTCGCATCCGGAGCGGACGATCTTCACCCGCTTCATCCCGGCCCAGCATCCCGGCGAGGGGCGGGGCACCTGGGCCGGCTATTCCCGGCGCTGGGCCGCGATGACCCGGGACCGGCTCGCGCCGGGCCTCGTCGACCTCGTGCCCGAACTCGCGCGGTTCGTGCCGCCGGCGCAGACCCTCGACAAGGCGGTCTACTCGCCCTGGCTGGGCAGCGACCTCGACGCGCGCCTGCAGGCGCGGGGAATCGACACCCTGGTGGTGACGGGCGGCGAGACGGATGTCTGCGTGCTCGCCTCGGTGCTCGGCGCCGTCGATCTCGGCTACCGCGTCGTCCTCGTCACCGACGGCCTGTGCAGTTCCTGCGACACGGCGCACGACGCGCTGATCACGATGTACCACGCCCGCTACGGCCAGCAGGTCCATCCCGCGACCACCGAGGAGGTCTGCCGGGCCTGGACGTGA
- a CDS encoding creatininase family protein — MPIRHWAELTTDEFRTRDMGRAIAVLPVAAIEQHGPHLPLATDTLIAEGYLARLAALPADDLDVLLLPVQAIGKSDEHDGFPGTLTLSTETALRAWTGLGDAVHRAGCAKLVLVTAHGGNSGLIDLVAGELRGRHGMVAVTTAWSRFGYPEGLFPEEEIRHGIHGGGIETALMLALRPDLVRRDAVADFTPRTVVMARTFTHLRAGRPAAFAWKAEDLNPAGAIGDARLGTAEAGARALDHGARAFLDLLRDVDRFSLAG; from the coding sequence ATGCCGATCCGCCACTGGGCCGAACTGACCACGGACGAATTTCGGACCCGCGACATGGGCCGCGCCATCGCGGTGCTGCCGGTGGCGGCCATCGAGCAGCACGGGCCGCACCTGCCGCTGGCCACCGACACCCTCATCGCCGAGGGCTACCTCGCCCGCCTCGCGGCCCTGCCGGCGGACGACCTCGACGTGCTGCTGCTGCCCGTGCAGGCGATCGGCAAGTCCGACGAGCATGACGGCTTCCCCGGCACCCTGACGCTCTCCACCGAGACGGCCCTGCGCGCCTGGACCGGCCTCGGCGACGCCGTCCACCGCGCGGGCTGCGCCAAGCTCGTCCTCGTCACCGCGCATGGCGGCAACAGCGGCCTCATCGACCTCGTGGCGGGCGAGTTGCGCGGGCGCCACGGGATGGTGGCGGTGACGACCGCCTGGAGCCGCTTCGGCTACCCCGAGGGGCTGTTCCCGGAGGAGGAGATCCGCCACGGCATCCATGGCGGCGGCATCGAGACCGCCCTGATGCTGGCCCTGCGGCCCGACCTCGTCCGCCGCGACGCCGTCGCGGATTTCACCCCCCGCACCGTGGTGATGGCCCGGACCTTCACCCACCTGCGCGCCGGCCGGCCCGCCGCCTTCGCCTGGAAGGCGGAGGACCTCAACCCGGCGGGCGCCATCGGGGACGCCCGCCTCGGCACGGCGGAGGCCGGTGCCCGGGCCCTCGACCACGGCGCCCGCGCCTTCCTCGACCTCCTGCGCGACGTGGACCGCTTCAGCCTCGCCGGGTGA
- a CDS encoding sensor domain-containing diguanylate cyclase: MPKTNRGASGPTLADLGEDELRREVERLNAMLDTNSDWIWEVDAQGRYTYASRHVLALLGYEPHEVLGRTPFDLMPPDEAARVGALFGAIIAEKRAFAGLINRNRHRDGHIVVLETSGVPLLGAEGSLLGYRGIDRDVTLRDAENARLHDIARRDDLTQLGNRLALRERLIAILDGAGPGAGPGAGQGAGQGAGQGAGEARGHLVLLLDLDLFKAVNDTLGHKAGDALLAQVAARLDHATARHAARAFRLGGDEFVVVGQGDGVEDGTSVVAAVENCFLMPFDIEGTFLCISASLGVAHCGGPDTPEHVLARADQALYAAKDRRQRGPSLRV; the protein is encoded by the coding sequence ATGCCAAAGACGAACCGTGGCGCATCCGGGCCCACCCTGGCCGACCTGGGGGAGGACGAACTCCGCCGGGAGGTCGAGCGCCTGAACGCGATGCTCGACACCAACTCCGACTGGATCTGGGAGGTCGACGCGCAGGGGCGCTACACCTACGCGTCGCGCCACGTCCTGGCGCTGCTCGGCTACGAGCCGCACGAGGTGCTGGGGCGGACCCCCTTCGACCTGATGCCGCCCGACGAGGCCGCGCGGGTGGGGGCGCTGTTCGGCGCCATCATCGCGGAGAAGCGGGCCTTCGCCGGCCTGATCAACCGCAACCGCCACCGGGACGGGCACATCGTCGTGCTGGAAACCAGCGGCGTGCCGCTCCTCGGCGCGGAGGGAAGCCTCCTCGGCTATCGCGGGATCGACCGGGACGTCACGCTCCGCGACGCGGAGAACGCGCGCCTGCACGACATCGCGCGGCGCGACGACCTCACCCAGCTCGGCAACCGCCTCGCCCTGCGTGAGCGCCTGATCGCGATCCTCGACGGAGCCGGCCCAGGAGCCGGCCCAGGAGCCGGGCAAGGGGCCGGGCAAGGGGCCGGGCAAGGGGCCGGGGAGGCGCGCGGGCACCTCGTGCTCCTGCTCGATCTCGACCTGTTCAAGGCGGTGAACGACACCCTCGGCCACAAGGCCGGCGATGCGCTCCTCGCGCAGGTCGCCGCGCGGCTCGACCACGCGACCGCGCGCCATGCCGCCCGGGCGTTCCGGCTCGGCGGCGACGAGTTCGTGGTGGTCGGGCAGGGAGACGGGGTGGAGGATGGAACGTCCGTCGTGGCGGCGGTCGAGAACTGCTTCCTGATGCCGTTCGACATCGAGGGCACGTTCCTGTGCATCTCCGCGAGCCTCGGCGTCGCCCACTGCGGCGGCCCGGACACGCCCGAACATGTGCTCGCCCGCGCGGACCAGGCTCTCTACGCGGCGAAGGACCGGCGCCAGCGCGGTCCTTCGCTCAGGGTTTGA
- a CDS encoding CsbD family protein, which produces MNRDQIEGGFRNIRGRGRSALGAVTGRVRPQAEGAFDQAAGAVQYAYGRARDAADDLHRDGAHLMGEAQHRGRALADELQDRGRVYRGEAVRRGRAVASRADENRGATLLLVAAAAFGAGWLLRRPR; this is translated from the coding sequence ATGAACCGGGATCAGATCGAGGGTGGCTTTCGCAACATCCGGGGTCGCGGGCGCTCCGCCCTCGGTGCCGTGACGGGGCGCGTGCGTCCCCAGGCCGAGGGGGCTTTCGACCAGGCCGCCGGGGCCGTGCAATATGCCTATGGCCGGGCGCGCGACGCGGCCGACGACCTGCACCGCGACGGCGCCCACCTGATGGGCGAGGCCCAGCATCGCGGCCGCGCCCTCGCCGACGAGCTTCAGGACCGGGGCCGGGTCTATCGGGGCGAGGCCGTCCGCCGGGGCCGGGCCGTCGCCAGCCGGGCCGACGAGAACAGGGGCGCCACGCTCCTGCTGGTGGCCGCCGCCGCCTTCGGGGCGGGCTGGCTTCTGCGCCGGCCGCGCTGA
- a CDS encoding CsbD family protein, with the protein MSSTTDKIKGLANEAVGNIKQGIGSATGNDKLQAEGKAQELKGEAQKTVGDAKDGIKGAAQSAADAVKKI; encoded by the coding sequence ATGAGCAGCACGACGGACAAGATCAAGGGTCTGGCCAACGAGGCCGTCGGCAACATCAAGCAGGGCATCGGCTCGGCCACCGGCAACGACAAGCTGCAGGCCGAGGGCAAGGCCCAGGAGCTGAAGGGCGAAGCCCAGAAGACCGTCGGCGATGCCAAGGACGGCATCAAGGGCGCGGCCCAGAGCGCCGCCGACGCCGTCAAGAAGATCTGA
- the oxlT gene encoding oxalate/formate MFS antiporter — MTARTAAPASAGPTSLAQAGVDSPPLGRWGQLFLGVLCMSMIANLQYGWTLFVDPIQQKFGWERTAIQWAFTIFVVMETWLVPIEGWFVDKYGPRLVTIFGGALCALGWVMNSYADTLGLLYAAAAISGIGAGAVYGTCVGNALKWFPDRRGFAAGLTAAGFGAGSALTVIPIANMIRDSGYQHTFLVFGLGQGLIVMLAALLLVSPSAAFKDRMLAGRKVTVNTVTRRQYSTAEMVRTPVFWLLYLMFVMMAAGGLMAAASLAPIAKDFKVAGVPVSLMGLTLPALTFALTIDRVLNGVTRPFFGWVSDKIGRENTMVIAFMIEGAGILALGMFAHIPMAFVLLTGLVFFAWGEIYSLFPATCSDTYGDKNAAANAGLLYTAKGTAALLLPVMLTIQAQTGTWQTVFYVASGMAFLAGFLALFVLKPMRARFIARS, encoded by the coding sequence ATGACCGCGCGCACTGCTGCGCCTGCCTCCGCCGGGCCGACATCCCTTGCTCAGGCCGGCGTGGATTCCCCACCCCTGGGCCGTTGGGGACAGCTGTTCCTCGGCGTCCTGTGCATGTCGATGATCGCGAACCTGCAATACGGCTGGACGCTGTTCGTCGATCCGATCCAGCAGAAATTCGGCTGGGAGCGCACCGCGATCCAGTGGGCCTTCACGATCTTCGTCGTGATGGAGACCTGGCTGGTGCCGATCGAGGGCTGGTTCGTGGACAAGTACGGCCCGCGCCTCGTCACCATCTTCGGTGGCGCCCTCTGCGCGCTCGGCTGGGTGATGAACTCCTACGCCGACACGCTGGGCCTGCTCTACGCCGCCGCCGCGATCAGCGGCATCGGCGCGGGCGCCGTCTACGGCACCTGCGTGGGCAACGCCCTGAAGTGGTTCCCCGACCGGCGCGGCTTCGCGGCCGGCCTCACCGCCGCCGGCTTCGGCGCGGGCTCGGCCCTCACCGTGATCCCGATCGCCAACATGATCCGCGATTCCGGCTACCAGCACACCTTCCTGGTGTTCGGTCTCGGCCAGGGCCTGATCGTGATGCTGGCGGCCCTGCTCCTCGTCTCCCCGAGCGCCGCCTTCAAGGACCGCATGCTCGCCGGCCGCAAGGTCACGGTGAACACCGTCACCCGGCGCCAGTATTCCACCGCCGAGATGGTGCGCACGCCGGTGTTCTGGCTGCTCTACCTGATGTTCGTGATGATGGCCGCCGGCGGCCTGATGGCGGCGGCGTCCCTCGCCCCCATCGCCAAGGACTTCAAGGTCGCGGGCGTGCCCGTCTCCCTGATGGGCCTGACCCTGCCGGCCCTCACCTTCGCGCTGACCATCGACCGGGTGCTCAACGGCGTGACGCGGCCCTTCTTCGGCTGGGTCTCGGACAAGATCGGCCGCGAGAACACCATGGTCATCGCCTTCATGATCGAGGGCGCCGGCATCCTGGCGCTGGGCATGTTTGCCCATATCCCGATGGCCTTCGTGCTGCTCACCGGCCTCGTGTTCTTCGCCTGGGGCGAGATCTACTCGCTGTTCCCCGCCACCTGCAGCGACACCTACGGCGACAAGAACGCCGCCGCCAATGCGGGCCTGCTCTACACCGCCAAGGGCACGGCCGCCCTGCTGCTCCCCGTCATGCTCACCATCCAGGCCCAGACCGGCACCTGGCAGACGGTGTTCTACGTCGCCTCCGGCATGGCCTTCCTGGCCGGGTTCCTCGCGCTCTTCGTGCTGAAGCCGATGCGCGCCCGGTTCATCGCCCGGAGCTGA
- a CDS encoding fumarylacetoacetate hydrolase family protein produces MAHWLRYIHEGRGGFGRLDGETIAVHAGDLFDGPTPTGETLALSQVTVDLPCRPSKYIALWNNFHASAAKQGLTRPEVPLYFVKPASCYLASGQTITAPDGAGRLLFEGELGIVIGKRGRDLTPETAGAHIFGYTCVNDVTALDALRADPSFTHWTRSKGHDGFGPFGPVIATDVDPSALEVAVRVNGRERQRYPLSDMMRTAAELVAELSRDMTLEPGDLIACGTSVGSGPIPKGATVEVEIAGIGVLSNGFS; encoded by the coding sequence ATGGCCCACTGGCTGCGCTACATCCACGAGGGCCGGGGCGGCTTCGGCCGCCTCGACGGCGAGACCATCGCGGTCCATGCGGGCGACCTCTTCGACGGGCCGACGCCCACGGGCGAAACCCTGGCGCTGTCGCAGGTCACCGTCGACCTGCCGTGCCGGCCCTCGAAGTACATCGCCCTGTGGAACAACTTCCACGCCTCGGCCGCGAAGCAGGGCCTGACCCGGCCGGAGGTGCCGCTCTACTTCGTGAAGCCGGCGAGCTGCTACCTCGCCAGCGGGCAGACGATCACGGCGCCGGACGGCGCGGGGCGCCTGCTGTTCGAGGGCGAGCTCGGGATCGTGATCGGCAAGCGCGGTCGCGACCTCACCCCGGAGACCGCGGGCGCGCACATCTTCGGCTATACCTGCGTGAACGACGTGACCGCCCTGGACGCGCTCAGGGCCGACCCGAGCTTCACGCACTGGACCCGGTCCAAGGGCCATGACGGCTTCGGCCCCTTCGGCCCCGTGATCGCCACCGACGTCGATCCGTCGGCCCTCGAGGTCGCGGTCCGGGTCAACGGACGCGAGCGCCAGCGCTATCCGCTCTCCGACATGATGCGGACGGCCGCCGAACTCGTGGCCGAGCTCTCGCGGGACATGACCCTGGAGCCCGGCGACCTCATCGCCTGCGGCACCTCGGTGGGGTCCGGCCCGATCCCGAAGGGCGCCACGGTCGAGGTCGAGATCGCCGGCATCGGCGTCTTGTCGAACGGATTTTCGTGA
- a CDS encoding ketopantoate reductase family protein: MSIAIVGAGAIGGFLGVRLAHAGEDVTFIARGANLEAIQANGMRLIEEDGSEIHVTNLKATKSMAEAGKHDIVLLTVKAHQVGPIAADLHHLIGPDTMVVTMQNGIPWWYFSQGHGGDLTGTHLETADPGGLIAQHLDPKHVIGSVVYPAAVLTEPGVVQVVEGHRFGLGELDGSMSPRVQSLAQTLIKAGFRAPVTSDIRAEIWLKLWGNLSFNPISALAHATLVDICQFPETRALAADMMREAETIANRLGITFKLGIERRIAGAEKVGAHKTSMLQDVEAGRPIELEALVGSIIELGRLTDTPTPHIGTVYALMRLLAQSLERAQGRLSITPA; this comes from the coding sequence ATGAGCATCGCGATCGTCGGCGCCGGCGCCATCGGAGGATTCCTGGGCGTGCGCCTCGCCCATGCGGGCGAGGACGTCACCTTCATCGCGCGCGGCGCCAACCTGGAGGCCATCCAGGCCAACGGCATGCGGCTGATCGAGGAGGACGGCTCCGAGATCCACGTGACCAACCTCAAGGCCACCAAGTCGATGGCCGAGGCGGGCAAGCACGACATCGTGCTCCTGACGGTCAAGGCGCATCAGGTCGGCCCGATCGCGGCCGACCTCCACCACCTCATCGGACCCGACACGATGGTGGTGACGATGCAGAACGGCATCCCGTGGTGGTACTTTTCGCAAGGGCACGGCGGCGATCTGACCGGCACCCACCTCGAGACCGCCGATCCGGGCGGGCTCATCGCCCAGCACCTCGACCCGAAGCACGTCATCGGCTCCGTGGTCTATCCGGCGGCGGTGCTCACCGAGCCCGGCGTGGTGCAGGTGGTGGAGGGCCACCGCTTCGGCCTCGGCGAACTCGACGGTTCCATGTCCCCGCGCGTGCAGTCGCTGGCCCAGACCCTGATCAAGGCGGGTTTCCGTGCGCCCGTGACCAGCGACATCCGGGCGGAGATCTGGCTCAAGCTCTGGGGCAACCTCAGCTTCAACCCGATCTCGGCCCTCGCCCATGCCACCCTCGTGGACATCTGCCAGTTCCCCGAGACCCGGGCGCTCGCCGCCGACATGATGCGCGAGGCCGAGACCATCGCGAACCGCCTCGGCATCACCTTCAAGCTCGGCATCGAGCGCCGCATCGCCGGGGCCGAGAAGGTCGGCGCCCACAAGACCTCGATGCTGCAGGACGTGGAGGCCGGGCGCCCCATCGAGCTCGAGGCCCTCGTCGGCTCGATCATCGAACTCGGGCGCCTCACCGACACCCCGACCCCGCATATCGGCACCGTCTACGCCCTGATGCGCCTCCTCGCCCAGAGCCTGGAGCGGGCCCAGGGACGCCTCTCCATCACGCCGGCCTGA
- a CDS encoding acyl--CoA ligase: MADTSNAHSAATTLHALIQAGADAATALSSPGGVPLTFGRLRALTDRTIAALNTQGIGRGDRVAIVLDNGPEMAAAFIAIAAGTTSAPLNPSYKADEFTFYLSDLNAKLLVVAEGSESPAVAVAGRLGVPVVRLTPTPQEGAGSFTLAFEGAAAAPAAQGGPAHPDDIGLVLHTSGTTSRPKIVPLKQSNVCASARNIRNTLGFTAEDRGLNIMPLFHIHGLIAGILAPLSGGGQVSCTPGFNALKFFGWMGEVRPTWYTAVPTMHQAILGRAARNREVIEANPLRFIRSSSSSMPPQVMKEIEDVFGAPLIEAYGMTEASHQMASNPLPPRPHYAGSVGLAAGPEIAIVDEDGEPLPAGEIGEIVIRGDNVMTGYENNDKANAEAFTPQGWFRTGDQGSLSPEGYLTITGRLKEIINRGGEKISPREVDEILMDHPAVSQCVTFAMPHDKLGEDVCAAIVLREGQHLAEKDLRGFASERLAAFKVPAKILILDEIPKGATGKLQRIGLAQKLGLV, from the coding sequence ATGGCCGACACTTCGAACGCCCATTCCGCAGCCACCACCCTCCACGCCCTGATCCAGGCCGGCGCCGACGCGGCCACCGCCCTGTCGAGCCCCGGCGGCGTGCCGCTGACCTTCGGGCGCCTGCGCGCGCTCACCGACCGGACCATCGCGGCCCTGAACACGCAGGGCATCGGCCGGGGCGACCGCGTCGCCATCGTCCTCGACAACGGCCCCGAGATGGCCGCCGCCTTCATCGCCATCGCGGCGGGCACCACCTCGGCGCCCCTCAACCCGAGCTACAAGGCCGACGAGTTCACCTTCTATCTCTCCGACCTGAACGCGAAGCTCCTCGTGGTCGCCGAAGGCTCCGAGAGCCCGGCGGTGGCGGTGGCCGGACGCCTCGGCGTGCCGGTGGTGCGCCTGACGCCGACCCCGCAGGAGGGCGCCGGCAGCTTCACCCTGGCCTTCGAGGGCGCCGCCGCCGCCCCCGCCGCCCAGGGCGGCCCGGCGCACCCGGACGATATCGGCCTCGTGCTGCACACCTCCGGCACCACCTCGCGCCCGAAGATCGTGCCGCTCAAGCAGTCGAACGTCTGCGCCTCGGCCCGCAACATCCGCAACACCCTCGGCTTCACGGCCGAGGATCGCGGCCTCAACATCATGCCGCTGTTCCACATCCACGGGCTCATCGCCGGCATCCTGGCCCCGCTCTCGGGCGGCGGTCAGGTCTCGTGCACGCCGGGCTTCAACGCCCTGAAGTTCTTCGGCTGGATGGGGGAGGTCCGCCCGACCTGGTACACGGCGGTGCCGACCATGCACCAGGCGATCCTCGGCCGCGCCGCCCGCAACCGGGAGGTCATCGAGGCCAACCCCCTGCGCTTCATCCGCTCCTCCTCCTCCTCCATGCCCCCGCAGGTGATGAAGGAGATCGAGGACGTGTTCGGCGCGCCCCTGATCGAGGCCTACGGCATGACGGAGGCCTCCCACCAGATGGCCTCGAACCCGCTGCCGCCGCGCCCGCACTATGCCGGCTCGGTCGGCCTCGCGGCCGGCCCCGAGATCGCCATCGTGGACGAGGACGGCGAGCCGCTGCCCGCCGGCGAGATCGGCGAGATCGTGATCCGCGGCGACAACGTGATGACGGGCTACGAGAACAACGACAAGGCCAACGCCGAGGCCTTCACGCCACAGGGCTGGTTCCGCACCGGCGACCAGGGCTCGCTCAGCCCGGAAGGCTACCTGACCATCACCGGGCGCCTCAAGGAGATCATCAACCGGGGCGGCGAGAAGATCTCGCCCCGCGAGGTCGACGAGATCCTCATGGACCACCCGGCGGTGTCGCAATGCGTCACCTTCGCGATGCCCCACGACAAGCTCGGCGAGGACGTCTGCGCCGCCATCGTGCTGCGCGAGGGCCAGCACCTCGCCGAGAAGGACCTGCGCGGCTTCGCCTCGGAGCGGCTCGCCGCCTTCAAGGTGCCCGCCAAGATCCTGATCCTCGACGAGATCCCCAAGGGCGCCACCGGCAAGCTCCAGCGGATCGGCCTCGCCCAGAAGCTCGGGCTGGTCTGA